From Triticum aestivum cultivar Chinese Spring chromosome 4A, IWGSC CS RefSeq v2.1, whole genome shotgun sequence, a single genomic window includes:
- the LOC123088684 gene encoding aspartic proteinase nepenthesin-2-like gives MGMVRQRPSGVALAAALVTLQLLLLPSPASSQAQVLLLRYMIRARPLITKVVTDFLQNRAAEGVTDIFRRQQNDESGDVPVPAGPDAQAQAQLGSAAVETAGLVVFDLAVGTRTISGVMDISSQLVWTQCVQTPLSVQPTESGGGSFSWLPCASPACQRVLSRTCILDSDGCSYVATYGSDATAYTSGYLATDTFTFGNTSVPGMVLGCSAVSTVDLSLAGASSVIGFGRGPLSLVSQLNLSRFSYFLATDDSDSSETVIRLGDDAVPRTSSSRSTPLLRSTMHTDMYYVRLTGVQVDGKALSSIPAGAFELQADGSGGVFLSTTVPVTYLEEAAYSVLRRALVSRIQSQGVSPFDSQDLEHLCYPSPSFVNVKVPRLTLVFDGVGAAMELKPENYFFKDGAAGGLVCLTILPSRGGSVLGSLLQTGRNMIYDIGAERLTFETAEAPPPEAPSPSEREEDVSPKEKKTAEAPALSLRLWQWLSKLSLVMKIVVVAIVAAAVVFAWRTYTARQNALPRPAGRPEQ, from the coding sequence ATGGGTATGGTTCGGCAAAGACCAAGTGGAGTGGCCCTGGCGGCGGCTCTAGTTACTCTCCAGCTTCTCCTTCTCCCCTCGCCCGCCTCGTCGCAGGCGCAGGTCCTCCTGCTTCGTTACATGATCCGCGCCAGGCCACTCATCACCAAGGTCGTCACGGATTTCTTGCAGAACCGCGCCGCCGAGGGTGTGACAGACATCTTCCGGCGACAGCAAAATGACGAGAGCGGCGACGTCCCGGTGCCGGCGGGCCCAGACGCGCAGGCGCAGGCTCAGCTGGGCAGTGCGGCTGTCGAAACCGCCGGCCTCGTCGTCTTCGACCTCGCCGTCGGGACGCGGACCATCTCCGGCGTCATGGACATCTCCTCCCAGCTCGTCTGGACGCAGTGCGTGCAGACGCCCCTCTCCGTGCAGCCCACCGAGTCCGGGGGAGGCTCCTTCTCGTGGCTCCCCTGCGCCAGCCCGGCGTGCCAGCGCGTGCTCAGCCGGACCTGCATCCTCGACAGCGACGGCTGCAGCTACGTCGCCACGTACGGCAGCGACGCCACCGCCTACACGTCCGGCTACCTGGCCACCGACACCTTCACCTTCGGGAACACGTCTGTCCCCGGCATGGTGCTGGGCTGCAGCGCCGTGAGCACGGTCGACCTCTCCCTTGCCGGCGCGTCCAGCGTCATCGGCTTTGGCAGAGGGCCCCTCTCCCTCGTGTCAcagctcaacctctcaaggttctctTACTTCCTCGCGACCGACGACTCCGACAGCTCCGAGACCGTCATCCGTCTGGGCGACGACGCCGTGCCGCGGACCAGTAGCAGCCGCTCCACGCCACTACTCAGAAGCACCATGCACACCGACATGTACTACGTCAGGCTCACCGGCGTCCAGGTCGACGGCAAGGCGCTGAGCAGCATCCCGGCGGGAGCGTTCGAGCTCCAGGCGGACGGCTCCGGCGGGGTGTTCCTGAGCACGACGGTGCCCGTGACGTACCTCGAGGAGGCCGCCTACAGCGTGCTAAGGCGAGCTCTGGTGAGCAGGATCCAATCGCAGGGGGTGAGTCCATTCGACAGCCAGGACCTCGAGCACCTGTGCTACCCGTCGCCGTCCTTTGTTAACGTGAAGGTCCCGAGGCTGACGTTGGTGTTCGACGGCGTGGGAGCGGCGATGGAGCTCAAGCCGGAGAACTACTTCTTCAAGGACGGTGCCGCCGGAGGGCTAGTGTGCCTGACCATACTGCCGTCGAGGGGCGGATCGGTCCTGGGAAGCCTGCTCCAGACGGGCAGGAACATGATCTACGACATTGGTGCCGAACGGCTGACGTTCGAGACCGCGGAGGCGCCGCCGCCGGAGGCTCCTTCTCCGAGCGAAAGGGAGGAGGATGTTTCTCCGAAAGAAAAGAAGACCGCGGAGGCTCCGGCGCTGTCGCTGCGGCTGTGGCAGTGGCTGTCCAAGTTGTCACTGGTGATGAAGATTGTTGTTGTGGCCATCGTTGCGGCCGCGGTGGTGTTTGCCTGGCGTACTTATACAGCTCGCCAGAATGCATTGCCACGGCCAGCTGGACGTCCTGAACAGTGA
- the LOC123084712 gene encoding polyadenylate-binding protein-interacting protein 7 isoform X3, with the protein MSIEERKISLINRTTSLNPNAVEFVPSCLRSVSDASNRSDTTKIPVSESSKEISTDQPESVPSNPDEEAHRYWQQQLPDDITPDFNVLGQDETPGPDSLSLTGLSMNDGFGASLFSPNQTSRMQHHASPFVRDTLSTRAKFEFPGQEQPQATIMSPTASTMSPTAAPWVKTVRNGGQYGTNRRDASHYDGDSSIGSPLQSDAYYRNRRSFRSSMDSMTQLEQNKVDGRLNQNLRSLSFGHSSPPSPVSYAQNGLANYNKEAFGLPNSPYRSHSAILTDDIISPSAGREHLSLDSPRGRYKTTNLPVTSLGSSRGSHLLAGSYNGNHDMLSNNTLQNIAGVQTGQTWLDTDATANMFLEKDEVHDFASLRHALLEQDRQAFLTGGNPLAKELNIKELYSIQSRLAQEKARENIYQQRFQMPELQGLIQEQNPAIDLCGLHASEAMHVLNNELNNRRKIARSTGRRLQAIIISNPRTPARLTAAIEQYLLEHGLQYTQAQPGLFRVLLQ; encoded by the exons ATGTCCATTGAAGAAAGGAAAATAAGTTTGATAAACAGGACGACTTCGTTAAATCCTAACGCGGTAGAATTTGTTCCTTCATGCCTTAGATCTGTGAGTGATGCTTCAAACAGATCGGACACAACCAAGATTCCTGTCTCAGAGTCCTCCAAGGAAATCAGCACAGACCAACCAGAGTCCGTACCAAGCAACCCTGATGAAGAAGCACACCGGTATTGGCAACAACAGCTTCCAGATGATATCACCCCTGATTTCAACGTTCTTGGCCAAGATGAGACTCCTGGACCTGACAGTCTTTCACTCACGGGCCTCTCAATGAATGATGGCTTTGGTGCTTCATTATTTTCTCCAAACCAGACATCAAGAATGCAGCACCATGCTTCTCCATTTGTTAGGGACACGCTAAGTACACGAGCGAAGTTTGAATTTCCTGGCCAAGAACAGCCGCAAGCTACTATTATGAGTCCCACTGCAAGTACTATGAGTCCAACTGCTGCTCCATGGGTAAAGACAGTAAGAAATGGTGGTCAATATGGTACAAACAGAAGGGATGCTAGTCACTACGATGGAGATTCTAGCATTG GATCCCCACTGCAGTCTGATGCTTATTACAGAAACCGGCGTAGCTTTAGGTCAAGTATGGACAGCATGACTCAGCTGGAG CAGAATAAAGTTGATGGACGACTCAATCAGAATCTCAGGTCACTGTCATTTGGACATTCAAGTCCCCCATCACCAGTATCAtatgctcaaaatggtcttgccaacTATAACAAAGAGGCTTTTGGTCTGCCGAACAGTCCATACAGATCTCATTCAGCCATACTCACAGATGATATAATTTCACCTTCAGCTGGCAGGGAACATTTATCCCTAGATTCTCCAAGGGGGAGGTACAAGACAACTAATTTGCCTGTTACTAGTCTTGGTTCAAGCAGAGGCTCTCATCTGTTGGCTGGCTCATACAATGGTAATCATGATATGCTCTCAAACAACACACTGCAAAACATTGCTGGAGTTCAAACGGGACAAACTTGGCTCGACACAGATGCTACGG CTAACATGTTTTTGGAAAAGGATGAAGTTCATGATTTTGCAAGTCTAAGACATGCACTTCTTGAACAG GATAGACAAGCTTTTCTAACTGGTGGCAATCCTTTAGCAAAGGAACTAAATATTAAGGAGCTGTACTCTATCCAAAGCAGATTAGCTCAGGAGAAGGCTAGAGAAAATATATATCAACAGAG ATTCCAGATGCCAGAGTTGCAAGGCCTCATCCAGGAGCAGAATCCCGCGATCGATCTTTGTGGTCTTCATGCAAGTGAGGCGATGCACGTCCTGAACAACGAACTCAACAACCGGAGGAAGATCGCCCGTTCCACGGGCCGCCGGCTCCAGGCCATCATTATCTCTAACCCCCGTACCCCTGCGAGGCTGACCGCCGCCATCGAGCAGTACCTCCTGGAGCACGGCCTTCAGTACACGCAGGCACAGCCGGGCCTCTTCCGCGTCCTGCTGCAGTGA
- the LOC123084712 gene encoding polyadenylate-binding protein-interacting protein 7 isoform X1 produces MSIEERKISLINRTTSLNPNAVEFVPSCLRSVSDASNRSDTTKIPVSESSKEISTDQPESVPSNPDEEAHRYWQQQLPDDITPDFNVLGQDETPGPDSLSLTGLSMNDGFGASLFSPNQTSRMQHHASPFVRDTLSTRAKFEFPGQEQPQATIMSPTASTMSPTAAPWVKTVRNGGQYGTNRRDASHYDGDSSIGSPLQSDAYYRNRRSFRSSMDSMTQLEQNKVDGRLNQNLRSLSFGHSSPPSPVSYAQNGLANYNKEAFGLPNSPYRSHSAILTDDIISPSAGREHLSLDSPRGRYKTTNLPVTSLGSSRGSHLLAGSYNGNHDMLSNNTLQNIAGVQTGQTWLDTDATANMFLEKDEVHDFASLRHALLEQQDRQAFLTGGNPLAKELNIKELYSIQSRLAQEKARENIYQQRFQMPELQGLIQEQNPAIDLCGLHASEAMHVLNNELNNRRKIARSTGRRLQAIIISNPRTPARLTAAIEQYLLEHGLQYTQAQPGLFRVLLQ; encoded by the exons ATGTCCATTGAAGAAAGGAAAATAAGTTTGATAAACAGGACGACTTCGTTAAATCCTAACGCGGTAGAATTTGTTCCTTCATGCCTTAGATCTGTGAGTGATGCTTCAAACAGATCGGACACAACCAAGATTCCTGTCTCAGAGTCCTCCAAGGAAATCAGCACAGACCAACCAGAGTCCGTACCAAGCAACCCTGATGAAGAAGCACACCGGTATTGGCAACAACAGCTTCCAGATGATATCACCCCTGATTTCAACGTTCTTGGCCAAGATGAGACTCCTGGACCTGACAGTCTTTCACTCACGGGCCTCTCAATGAATGATGGCTTTGGTGCTTCATTATTTTCTCCAAACCAGACATCAAGAATGCAGCACCATGCTTCTCCATTTGTTAGGGACACGCTAAGTACACGAGCGAAGTTTGAATTTCCTGGCCAAGAACAGCCGCAAGCTACTATTATGAGTCCCACTGCAAGTACTATGAGTCCAACTGCTGCTCCATGGGTAAAGACAGTAAGAAATGGTGGTCAATATGGTACAAACAGAAGGGATGCTAGTCACTACGATGGAGATTCTAGCATTG GATCCCCACTGCAGTCTGATGCTTATTACAGAAACCGGCGTAGCTTTAGGTCAAGTATGGACAGCATGACTCAGCTGGAG CAGAATAAAGTTGATGGACGACTCAATCAGAATCTCAGGTCACTGTCATTTGGACATTCAAGTCCCCCATCACCAGTATCAtatgctcaaaatggtcttgccaacTATAACAAAGAGGCTTTTGGTCTGCCGAACAGTCCATACAGATCTCATTCAGCCATACTCACAGATGATATAATTTCACCTTCAGCTGGCAGGGAACATTTATCCCTAGATTCTCCAAGGGGGAGGTACAAGACAACTAATTTGCCTGTTACTAGTCTTGGTTCAAGCAGAGGCTCTCATCTGTTGGCTGGCTCATACAATGGTAATCATGATATGCTCTCAAACAACACACTGCAAAACATTGCTGGAGTTCAAACGGGACAAACTTGGCTCGACACAGATGCTACGG CTAACATGTTTTTGGAAAAGGATGAAGTTCATGATTTTGCAAGTCTAAGACATGCACTTCTTGAACAG CAGGATAGACAAGCTTTTCTAACTGGTGGCAATCCTTTAGCAAAGGAACTAAATATTAAGGAGCTGTACTCTATCCAAAGCAGATTAGCTCAGGAGAAGGCTAGAGAAAATATATATCAACAGAG ATTCCAGATGCCAGAGTTGCAAGGCCTCATCCAGGAGCAGAATCCCGCGATCGATCTTTGTGGTCTTCATGCAAGTGAGGCGATGCACGTCCTGAACAACGAACTCAACAACCGGAGGAAGATCGCCCGTTCCACGGGCCGCCGGCTCCAGGCCATCATTATCTCTAACCCCCGTACCCCTGCGAGGCTGACCGCCGCCATCGAGCAGTACCTCCTGGAGCACGGCCTTCAGTACACGCAGGCACAGCCGGGCCTCTTCCGCGTCCTGCTGCAGTGA
- the LOC123084712 gene encoding polyadenylate-binding protein-interacting protein 7 isoform X4, whose product MSIEERKISLINRTTSLNPNAVEFVPSCLRSVSDASNRSDTTKIPVSESSKEISTDQPESVPSNPDEEAHRYWQQQLPDDITPDFNVLGQDETPGPDSLSLTGLSMNDGFGASLFSPNQTSRMQHHASPFVRDTLSTRAKFEFPGQEQPQATIMSPTASTMSPTAAPWVKTVRNGGQYGTNRRDASHYDGDSSIGSPLQSDAYYRNRRSFRSSMDSMTQLENKVDGRLNQNLRSLSFGHSSPPSPVSYAQNGLANYNKEAFGLPNSPYRSHSAILTDDIISPSAGREHLSLDSPRGRYKTTNLPVTSLGSSRGSHLLAGSYNGNHDMLSNNTLQNIAGVQTGQTWLDTDATANMFLEKDEVHDFASLRHALLEQDRQAFLTGGNPLAKELNIKELYSIQSRLAQEKARENIYQQRFQMPELQGLIQEQNPAIDLCGLHASEAMHVLNNELNNRRKIARSTGRRLQAIIISNPRTPARLTAAIEQYLLEHGLQYTQAQPGLFRVLLQ is encoded by the exons ATGTCCATTGAAGAAAGGAAAATAAGTTTGATAAACAGGACGACTTCGTTAAATCCTAACGCGGTAGAATTTGTTCCTTCATGCCTTAGATCTGTGAGTGATGCTTCAAACAGATCGGACACAACCAAGATTCCTGTCTCAGAGTCCTCCAAGGAAATCAGCACAGACCAACCAGAGTCCGTACCAAGCAACCCTGATGAAGAAGCACACCGGTATTGGCAACAACAGCTTCCAGATGATATCACCCCTGATTTCAACGTTCTTGGCCAAGATGAGACTCCTGGACCTGACAGTCTTTCACTCACGGGCCTCTCAATGAATGATGGCTTTGGTGCTTCATTATTTTCTCCAAACCAGACATCAAGAATGCAGCACCATGCTTCTCCATTTGTTAGGGACACGCTAAGTACACGAGCGAAGTTTGAATTTCCTGGCCAAGAACAGCCGCAAGCTACTATTATGAGTCCCACTGCAAGTACTATGAGTCCAACTGCTGCTCCATGGGTAAAGACAGTAAGAAATGGTGGTCAATATGGTACAAACAGAAGGGATGCTAGTCACTACGATGGAGATTCTAGCATTG GATCCCCACTGCAGTCTGATGCTTATTACAGAAACCGGCGTAGCTTTAGGTCAAGTATGGACAGCATGACTCAGCTGGAG AATAAAGTTGATGGACGACTCAATCAGAATCTCAGGTCACTGTCATTTGGACATTCAAGTCCCCCATCACCAGTATCAtatgctcaaaatggtcttgccaacTATAACAAAGAGGCTTTTGGTCTGCCGAACAGTCCATACAGATCTCATTCAGCCATACTCACAGATGATATAATTTCACCTTCAGCTGGCAGGGAACATTTATCCCTAGATTCTCCAAGGGGGAGGTACAAGACAACTAATTTGCCTGTTACTAGTCTTGGTTCAAGCAGAGGCTCTCATCTGTTGGCTGGCTCATACAATGGTAATCATGATATGCTCTCAAACAACACACTGCAAAACATTGCTGGAGTTCAAACGGGACAAACTTGGCTCGACACAGATGCTACGG CTAACATGTTTTTGGAAAAGGATGAAGTTCATGATTTTGCAAGTCTAAGACATGCACTTCTTGAACAG GATAGACAAGCTTTTCTAACTGGTGGCAATCCTTTAGCAAAGGAACTAAATATTAAGGAGCTGTACTCTATCCAAAGCAGATTAGCTCAGGAGAAGGCTAGAGAAAATATATATCAACAGAG ATTCCAGATGCCAGAGTTGCAAGGCCTCATCCAGGAGCAGAATCCCGCGATCGATCTTTGTGGTCTTCATGCAAGTGAGGCGATGCACGTCCTGAACAACGAACTCAACAACCGGAGGAAGATCGCCCGTTCCACGGGCCGCCGGCTCCAGGCCATCATTATCTCTAACCCCCGTACCCCTGCGAGGCTGACCGCCGCCATCGAGCAGTACCTCCTGGAGCACGGCCTTCAGTACACGCAGGCACAGCCGGGCCTCTTCCGCGTCCTGCTGCAGTGA
- the LOC123084712 gene encoding polyadenylate-binding protein-interacting protein 7 isoform X2, with translation MSIEERKISLINRTTSLNPNAVEFVPSCLRSVSDASNRSDTTKIPVSESSKEISTDQPESVPSNPDEEAHRYWQQQLPDDITPDFNVLGQDETPGPDSLSLTGLSMNDGFGASLFSPNQTSRMQHHASPFVRDTLSTRAKFEFPGQEQPQATIMSPTASTMSPTAAPWVKTVRNGGQYGTNRRDASHYDGDSSIGSPLQSDAYYRNRRSFRSSMDSMTQLENKVDGRLNQNLRSLSFGHSSPPSPVSYAQNGLANYNKEAFGLPNSPYRSHSAILTDDIISPSAGREHLSLDSPRGRYKTTNLPVTSLGSSRGSHLLAGSYNGNHDMLSNNTLQNIAGVQTGQTWLDTDATANMFLEKDEVHDFASLRHALLEQQDRQAFLTGGNPLAKELNIKELYSIQSRLAQEKARENIYQQRFQMPELQGLIQEQNPAIDLCGLHASEAMHVLNNELNNRRKIARSTGRRLQAIIISNPRTPARLTAAIEQYLLEHGLQYTQAQPGLFRVLLQ, from the exons ATGTCCATTGAAGAAAGGAAAATAAGTTTGATAAACAGGACGACTTCGTTAAATCCTAACGCGGTAGAATTTGTTCCTTCATGCCTTAGATCTGTGAGTGATGCTTCAAACAGATCGGACACAACCAAGATTCCTGTCTCAGAGTCCTCCAAGGAAATCAGCACAGACCAACCAGAGTCCGTACCAAGCAACCCTGATGAAGAAGCACACCGGTATTGGCAACAACAGCTTCCAGATGATATCACCCCTGATTTCAACGTTCTTGGCCAAGATGAGACTCCTGGACCTGACAGTCTTTCACTCACGGGCCTCTCAATGAATGATGGCTTTGGTGCTTCATTATTTTCTCCAAACCAGACATCAAGAATGCAGCACCATGCTTCTCCATTTGTTAGGGACACGCTAAGTACACGAGCGAAGTTTGAATTTCCTGGCCAAGAACAGCCGCAAGCTACTATTATGAGTCCCACTGCAAGTACTATGAGTCCAACTGCTGCTCCATGGGTAAAGACAGTAAGAAATGGTGGTCAATATGGTACAAACAGAAGGGATGCTAGTCACTACGATGGAGATTCTAGCATTG GATCCCCACTGCAGTCTGATGCTTATTACAGAAACCGGCGTAGCTTTAGGTCAAGTATGGACAGCATGACTCAGCTGGAG AATAAAGTTGATGGACGACTCAATCAGAATCTCAGGTCACTGTCATTTGGACATTCAAGTCCCCCATCACCAGTATCAtatgctcaaaatggtcttgccaacTATAACAAAGAGGCTTTTGGTCTGCCGAACAGTCCATACAGATCTCATTCAGCCATACTCACAGATGATATAATTTCACCTTCAGCTGGCAGGGAACATTTATCCCTAGATTCTCCAAGGGGGAGGTACAAGACAACTAATTTGCCTGTTACTAGTCTTGGTTCAAGCAGAGGCTCTCATCTGTTGGCTGGCTCATACAATGGTAATCATGATATGCTCTCAAACAACACACTGCAAAACATTGCTGGAGTTCAAACGGGACAAACTTGGCTCGACACAGATGCTACGG CTAACATGTTTTTGGAAAAGGATGAAGTTCATGATTTTGCAAGTCTAAGACATGCACTTCTTGAACAG CAGGATAGACAAGCTTTTCTAACTGGTGGCAATCCTTTAGCAAAGGAACTAAATATTAAGGAGCTGTACTCTATCCAAAGCAGATTAGCTCAGGAGAAGGCTAGAGAAAATATATATCAACAGAG ATTCCAGATGCCAGAGTTGCAAGGCCTCATCCAGGAGCAGAATCCCGCGATCGATCTTTGTGGTCTTCATGCAAGTGAGGCGATGCACGTCCTGAACAACGAACTCAACAACCGGAGGAAGATCGCCCGTTCCACGGGCCGCCGGCTCCAGGCCATCATTATCTCTAACCCCCGTACCCCTGCGAGGCTGACCGCCGCCATCGAGCAGTACCTCCTGGAGCACGGCCTTCAGTACACGCAGGCACAGCCGGGCCTCTTCCGCGTCCTGCTGCAGTGA